From the Brassica napus cultivar Da-Ae chromosome A8, Da-Ae, whole genome shotgun sequence genome, one window contains:
- the LOC106371061 gene encoding uncharacterized protein LOC106371061: protein MAPLPLIPNQTQSQTRLFSSDPKKKKSRKKQTPLPQTQTQTQTLKKKTVQSSSSSWSQIKNLLSCKQIEGPRVHEPSKITSSSCGSSLCKFSDVIYGNARVIHRSDHSPGSSNLGQDAGLLTRKPVTRGSSSTVRSNGCGAYTSYSSSKAMQFRKLSGCYECHMIVDPSRYSVSPRICACPQCGEIFPKLETLEHHQAIRHAVSELGPEDSGRNIVNIIFKSSWLRKDSPIYNIERILKVHNTQRTIQRFEDCRDAVKSHAHASTRKEPRSAADGNELLRFHCTTVSCSLGSRGSTSLCSNFPGCRVCTIIRHGFHAKTLRLGGGANEIKGVRTTASSGRAHDASRCFDQRRAMLVCRVIAGRVRRVQSDAQEDENGSGSYDSVAGPAGVYTNLDDLVVFNPKAILPCFVVIYKVSEP, encoded by the exons ATGGCTCCTCTTCCTTTAATACCGAACCAAACCCAATCGCAAACGCGTTTATTTTCTTCAgacccaaagaagaagaagagcagaaAGAAGCAAACTCCTCTCCCTCAGACACAAACACAAACGCAAACTCTGAAGAAAAAGACGGTACAGTCATCATCGTCGTCATGGAGCCAGATAAAGAACCTTTTGAGTTGCAAACAAATAGAAGGGCCACGAGTGCACGAACCATCAAAGATTACGTCATCATCTTGCGGCTCTTCTCTATGTAAGTTTAGTGATGTTATTTACGGTAACGCCCGCGTGATTCATCGCTCAGATCACTCGCCGGGGAGTAGCAATCTGGGTCAGGATGCCGGACTCTTGACCAGAAAACCTGTCACCCGTGGATCTTCTTCAACGGTTAGATCTAACGGTTGTGGAGCTTACACGTCATATTCCTCTTCCAAAGCGATGCAATTCAGAAAACTCTCTGGTTGCTATGAGTGCCACATGATTGTTGATCCAAGCAG GTATTCAGTTTCACCAAGAATATGTGCATGTCCACAATGTGGGGAGATCTTCCCTAAGCTTGAAACTCTAGAGCATCATCAAGCAATTCGTCATGCCG TGTCGGAGTTGGGGCCAGAGGATTCAGGACGAAACATAGTGAACATCATCTTCAAATCTAGCTGGTTACGTAAGGACAGTCCAATCTACAACATCGAACGGATATTAAAAGTCCACAACACTCAGCGCACGATCCAACGGTTTGAGGATTGTCGGGACGCAGTCAAATCCCATGCACATGCCTCCACCAGAAAAGAGCCTCGTTCAGCAGCGGACGGCAACGAGCTACTCCGTTTCCACTGCACCACCGTTTCTTGCTCGCTCGGCTCCCGCGGTTCAACATCTCTATGCTCCAACTTTCCTGGCTGCCGTGTCTGCACCATTATCCGCCACGGCTTCCACGCCAAAACGCTGCGTTTAGGCGGTGGGGCCAATGAGATAAAGGGAGTGAGGACCACGGCGAGCAGCGGAAGAGCACACGATGCATCGAGGTGCTTTGACCAGAGGAGAGCGATGCTTGTCTGTCGTGTGATTGCCGGAAGAGTGAGGCGCGTGCAGAGCGATGCACAGGAAGATGAAAATGGTTCTGGCTCGTATGATTCTGTTGCGGGGCCCGCTGGGGTCTACACAAACCTCGATGACTTGGTTGTGTTTAATCCCAAAGCTATACTTCCCTGCTTCGTAGTAATCTACAAAGTTTCCGAGCCTTAA
- the LOC106371062 gene encoding probable RNA 3'-terminal phosphate cyclase-like protein yields the protein MGKTTYKRLKGSQSFRQRLLLATLSSTPIIIDEIRADDMITGLLRHEMSLLRLFESVSDDCVVEVNETGTRLKYKPGIIMGGKNLVHSCALTRSMGYYLEPLLVLGLFGKKPLSIRLKGVTDDPKDLSVDTVRNATLHILKRFGVPSEGLDLKIEARGVAPEGGGEVLLTVPNVQSLTAVQWVEEGMVKKIRGWTFSARVSSDFEHSMRFAARGVFNNLLPDVHIFNDHKSGPHAGKSPGYGISLVAETTAGCYISADTAVSCGRADETGEIDVERQERKPAEDTGVEIASWLLQEIEKGGVVDSTHQGLLFILCALCQQDVSKVRVGTLSPYGVETLRNLKEFLGVTFSFRPDPSTGTVILTCVGSGLINLSRKLS from the exons ATGGGGAAGACGACGTACAAGCGGTTGAAAGGAAGCCAGAGCTTCAGGCAGAGACTACTTCTCGCGACCCTTTCTTCGACGCCTATCATCATCGATGAGATTCGCGCCGACGACATGATCACTGGCCTCCTCCGTCACGAGATGTCTCTTCTCCGCCTCTTCGAGTCTGTATCCGATGACTGCGTCGTTGAGGTTAACGAAACAG GGACTCGATTGAAGTACAAGCCTGGAATAATAATGGGAGGGAAGAACTTAGTTCACAGTTGTGCCCTGACTCGATCCATGGGCTATTATCTTGAGCCATTGCTTGTGTTGGGTTTATTTGGGAAGAAGCCCCTTTCGATTAGGCTTAAAG GAGTAACAGATGATCCTAAAGACCTGAGCGTTGACACAGTCCGTAACGCTACTTTGCACATTTTAAAGCGTTTTGGAGTTCCTTCAGAAGGTTTGGATCTTAAAATCGAAGCACGTGGAGTAGCTCCAGAGGGAGGTGGGGAAGTTCTTTTAACAGTTCCAAATGTTCAGTCTCTCACT GCGGTCCAGTGGGTAGAAGAAGGAATGGTGAAGAAGATACGTGGTTGGACTTTCTCTGCGAGAGTTTCTTCTGACTTTGAACATTCCATGAGATTCGCAGCTCGTGGAGTCTTCAACAACCTCTTGCCTGATGTTCACATTTTCAATGATCACAAGTCTGGCCCTCATGCTGGAAA ATCACCTGGATATGGAATATCTTTGGTAGCAGAAACAACAGCAGGGTGCTACATCTCTGCAGATACAGCAGTGTCTTGCGGAAGAGCAGACGAAACAGGAGAGATCGATGTAGAGAGACAAGAGAGAAAACCAGCAGAAGACACAGGAGTTGAGATAGCTTCATGGCTTCTCCAGGAGATTGAAAAAGGCGGAGTTGTTGATTCAACACACCAG GGATTGTTGTTTATACTATGTGCTCTATGCCAACAAGACGTGTCAAAGGTACGAGTGGGAACGTTATCACCTTATGGAGTTGAGACGTTGCGGAACTTAAAGGAGTTTTTGGGAGTTACTTTTAGCTTCAGACCTGATCCTTCGACAGGAACTGTCATACTCACTTGCGTTGGAAGTGGTCTGATTAATCTCTCCAGAAAGCTGTCTTGA